The Pseudoalteromonas ulvae UL12 sequence GCAAGCGCCAAAAGCCCAAGACTAAATCATCCATCAGGTTTAAATCAGTGGCACTTTTCATAACGAGACCTCTACCGAACTAGAGACAAATTTTGCTGTTTCAATCGCAGTATTCACATTATCTGCACGTGCTAAGCCAACCCCCATGCGACGAGTACCTTGCACATCAGGTTTGCCAAATAAACGTAAGTCTGTATTTGGTAAGCTTAGTGCTTGACCTAAATTACCAAAGCGCACAGTTGAGGACTCGCCAGTGACCAATATGACACTTGACGCTGAAGGCCCATGAAAATGAATGTTAGGGATCGGCAACCCCAAAATAGCACGAGCATGCAAAGCAAACTCACTCAAATCTTGTGAAATCAGCGTCACCATTCCGGTATCGTGCGGCCGTGGCGATACTTCACTGAAATAAACATCATCACCTTTAATAAATAGCTCCACCCCAAACAATCCAAAACCACCGAGCGCTTGGGTCACTTTCATCGCAATATCTTGTGATTTTTGCAGTGCGGTTTCGCTCATCGCTTGAGGCTGCCAGCTTTGTTGATAATCACCATTCACTTGGACATGCCCAATTGGTTGACAAAAGCTGGTGCCATCGCGATGACGAACCGTTAAAAGGGTAATTTCATAATCAAAATCTACAAACCCCTCGACAATGACTCTCCCTTTACCAGCACGCCCACCTTCTTGGGCATACTGCCAAGCTGAGCTGACATCATTCACCGTTTTAACCACGCTTTGTCCTTTACCTGAAGAACTCATAATAGGTTTAACCACACAAGGAAAGCCAATGTGAGTAATAGCAGCAGCAAAATCAGCTTCATTGTCGACAAATTGATACTTGGAGGTAGGGATCGATAACGTTTCTGCAGCTAAGCGACGGATCCCTTCTCGGTTCATGGTCAATTGTGTCGCTTTGGCGCTAGGCACCACAGTAAACCCTTCAGCCTCAAGCGCAACAAGAGTATCTGTGGCTATCGCTTCAATTTCAGGAACAATTAAATCAGGTTTTTCACGCTCAATGATTGCACGCAGTGCGTCACCATCAAGCATAGACAAAACATGACTGCGGTCTGCTACCTGCATAGCAGGTGAATTTGCATAACGATCCAGTACTATCACTTCGCACCCAAGACGTTTGAGCTCAATGACCACTTCCTTGCCTAACTCACCTCCTCCACATAATAAAACACGCTTGGCTGTCTCTGAAAAAGGGGTGCCTAAAAATGTCATGTTATTTCCTATTGTTAGCAAATTTAAAAAAGGTAACCGTTCGCAACGGTATTTTACCGTTTATCATTTTTTTTTACAGTAAATGTAATCAGATGTTAATTTACCGCTACAAAAAAAAACAAGGGAAACATTATGCAATCTACAAATCAATTTTCTGCTGGCCTCGATATCTTCATAGCTCCGAGCAAAGCTTTTGCGGGCTTAAAAGAAGGTAAAGGCTGGTTCTTATTACCATTAGTGTTTGTTTGTGGCTTAATTGCGGCTTCAATGTACGCTTACTACAGCAATGTAGATACTAATTTTCTAATTGAGCAACAAGTCGCTCAAGCTGGCGCTGATTTAACAACTGGCGAACAAAAAATGATGCGAAACCAAATGGCAAGCACTGTAGACAGTCAATATCTGTTTGCCATGATTGGCGGTGTGATTGGTTTACTTATTATGAATGCAATTATCGCCGGTTATTATACCTTTGTAGCTAAGCAAGATATGACAACAGACTACAAATATGGTGATTGGTATAGCTTCAGTCTTTGGACATTAATGCCAGCAGGTATTTCTGCAATCGGCCTAATCGCCTTGGTTGCAACCGCGCAAACCGATCAACTACCACTGACAATGATGAGTTACGCTTCACTTAATCAACTGGTATTTGGTTTAGAAGCTGGACAACCTTTTGCAACATTACTTGAAAGCTTAAATATCTTCTCTTTTTGGAGCATTGCCCTCGCTGCAATTGGTTTGAAAACATGGACTAACTTCAGCATGAATAAAGCCATTGTTTTTGCAGCACTACCAACTGTCGTTATTTATGTAATTTGGGCCATTATAGCTGCACTTTAAGTGCAGCTTTTTTAAAAGAGTTTGTTATGAAAAAAGCCATTATTATCACCCTCGCCGTTGCTGGATTTATCGCTTTAATTGTCTCAAAACAAATTACAGGCAATAAAGAAGCAGTCGTGGTCGAAGTGCAATCCCCAAAAGTAGGTCAAATAGCAGACTCTATTCTTGCTTCGGGTAATTTAGTCTTTAACACCCAAGTGCAATTACGTTCTGAAGTCACTGGCCGAGTCGCTAAAGTGTTTGTCGAAGAAGGTCAAAGCGTACAAGAAAACGATATTTTAATGCAACTCGATACCCAAGCGTTCGAATCTGAAGTCGAACGTATTCAAGCGATTGTTCGCGCCAGTGAAATTGAAATAAAGCACGCAAAAACCCGCCTGATTAACTTTGAACGCCAGCTAAAACGTCAAAAAGAACTCTATGATGTGGGTTTGGCGCAACAAGAAACTTTTGAAAACATCCAAAGTGCCCGTGATTTGGCCAAAATTGATATCGAAGCCCGTTACGAGTCACTCAACCAAGCCAAAGCGTCACTGTCTATTGCAGAAGATCGCCTAAGTAAAAGTGTATTTCGTGCACCTATGAGTGGATTATTGGCTTCGGTCAATATTAAAGAAGGCGAAACCGTGATAGCGGGCACAACAAACATTATCGGTTCTGACTTAATGCTTGTTGCTGATCCAAGTGCCATTTTGGCAGAGCTTCGTGTAGATGAAACGGATATTGCTAGCATTAAAATAGGTCAGATTGCTGATATTTATGCCGCTGCATATCCAAACAAACCATTCAAAGGTAAAGTCATTAACATTGGTACCTCAGCCAAAAACCAAGCTGGTTCACAAGGATTATCATTTCGAGTCAAAGTATTACTCGACCCAACTGAGCGCCAACTTTATGCAGGTATGAGCTGTCGAGCAGAAATCGCATCTAGCATTGGTGAAAACATCCTAAAACTCCCTATTGAAGCGATTCAATCAGACGATGATGAAAAGTTTGTCTGGATTGTTAACAAAGACAATACCGTGAGTAAAAAAGTTGTCGAGTTAGGTATTTCATCTGATATTGAGCAGGCAATTAGTAGCGGAGTATCAGAACAAGATACAGTCGTGTTAGGCCCAGCTCGCCCTGTGAGCAAACTCAAAGAAGGCGATGTGATTACACGCAAGTCGGCCAACGATGACAAAGATGAAAATAAGGATGCCGCATAATGGCTGCGGTAATCAAACTACATAATATTGAAAAACACTACACCA is a genomic window containing:
- a CDS encoding YIP1 family protein, translated to MQSTNQFSAGLDIFIAPSKAFAGLKEGKGWFLLPLVFVCGLIAASMYAYYSNVDTNFLIEQQVAQAGADLTTGEQKMMRNQMASTVDSQYLFAMIGGVIGLLIMNAIIAGYYTFVAKQDMTTDYKYGDWYSFSLWTLMPAGISAIGLIALVATAQTDQLPLTMMSYASLNQLVFGLEAGQPFATLLESLNIFSFWSIALAAIGLKTWTNFSMNKAIVFAALPTVVIYVIWAIIAAL
- the purT gene encoding formate-dependent phosphoribosylglycinamide formyltransferase, with the protein product MTFLGTPFSETAKRVLLCGGGELGKEVVIELKRLGCEVIVLDRYANSPAMQVADRSHVLSMLDGDALRAIIEREKPDLIVPEIEAIATDTLVALEAEGFTVVPSAKATQLTMNREGIRRLAAETLSIPTSKYQFVDNEADFAAAITHIGFPCVVKPIMSSSGKGQSVVKTVNDVSSAWQYAQEGGRAGKGRVIVEGFVDFDYEITLLTVRHRDGTSFCQPIGHVQVNGDYQQSWQPQAMSETALQKSQDIAMKVTQALGGFGLFGVELFIKGDDVYFSEVSPRPHDTGMVTLISQDLSEFALHARAILGLPIPNIHFHGPSASSVILVTGESSTVRFGNLGQALSLPNTDLRLFGKPDVQGTRRMGVGLARADNVNTAIETAKFVSSSVEVSL
- a CDS encoding efflux RND transporter periplasmic adaptor subunit — protein: MKKAIIITLAVAGFIALIVSKQITGNKEAVVVEVQSPKVGQIADSILASGNLVFNTQVQLRSEVTGRVAKVFVEEGQSVQENDILMQLDTQAFESEVERIQAIVRASEIEIKHAKTRLINFERQLKRQKELYDVGLAQQETFENIQSARDLAKIDIEARYESLNQAKASLSIAEDRLSKSVFRAPMSGLLASVNIKEGETVIAGTTNIIGSDLMLVADPSAILAELRVDETDIASIKIGQIADIYAAAYPNKPFKGKVINIGTSAKNQAGSQGLSFRVKVLLDPTERQLYAGMSCRAEIASSIGENILKLPIEAIQSDDDEKFVWIVNKDNTVSKKVVELGISSDIEQAISSGVSEQDTVVLGPARPVSKLKEGDVITRKSANDDKDENKDAA